DNA sequence from the Tenacibaculum mesophilum genome:
AATACCAGTCTCTAACATATCTACATATTGTTCAGATTTAGCATCATATCCAAAGTCTTTTTTACCTTCTAATACCTTGTTAATTACAACAGAACCTTCACCACCAGCATTTTCAACAATCGTACGTAATGGAGATTCAATAGCTCTATTAACAATTTGAATACCTGTAGTTTCGTCTAAATTTTCTGTAGTAATAGTTTCTAATACCTTTTTAGCACGTACTAAAGCAACACCACCACCGGCAACAATTCCTTCTTCTACAGCGGCTCTTGTAGCATGTAAAGCATCATCAACACGGTCTTTCTTTTCTTTCATTTCTACTTCAGAAGCAGCACCAACATATAATACAGCAACACCACCAGCTAACTTCGCTAAACGTTCTTGTAATTTCTCACGATCGTAGTCAGAAGTAGTAGTTTCAATTTGTGTTTTAATTTGGTTTACGCGAGCCTTAATTTGTTCTTCATCACCAGATCCGTTTACGATAGTTGTATTGTCTTTATCAATAGTTACTGTCTCAGCAGTTCCTAATAAATCTAAAGTAGCATTCTCTAAAGAGAAACCTCTTTCTTCAGAAATTACAGTACCACCAGTTAAAATAGCGATGTCTTCTAACATTGCTTTTCTTCTGTCTCCGAATCCTGGAGCCTTAACAGCAGCAATTTTTAATCCACCACGTAGTTTGTTCACAACTAAAGTAGCCAATGCTTGTCCATCAACATCTTCAGCAATGATTAATAAAGGTCTTCCTGATTGAGCAACTGGCTCTAAAATAGGTAAGATTTCTTGTAAGTTAGAAATCTTTTTATCAAATAATAAAATATATGGATTTTCTAAATCAGCAATCATTTTATCAGCATCTGTAACGAAGTATGGAGATAAGTATCCACGGTCAAACTGCATTCCTTCAACAACATCAACATAAGTGTCAGTCCCTTTAGCTTCTTCTACAGTAATTACTCCTTCTTTACCAACTTTTTCAAAAGCTTCAGCAATTAAGTTACCAATTATAGCATCGTTGTTAGAAGAGATTGCAGCTACTTGCTTGATTTTCTCTGATGAATCACCAACCTCTTTAGATTGTTTAGCTAAATCTTCAGTAATAGCAGCTACAGCTTTATCAATACCACGTTTTAAATCCATGGGATTAGCACCCGCAGCTACGTTTTTTAAACCTTCTTTTACGATAGCTTGTGCTAATACTGTAGCAGTAGTAGTACCATCACCTGCTAAATCGTTAGTTTTAGAAGCTACTTCTTTTACCATTTGAGCTCCCATGTTTTCTAACTCATCTTCTAGTTCTACTTCTTTAGCTACAGAAACTCCATCTTTAGTTACATGAGGAGCTCCGAAAGATTTAGAAATAATAACGTTACGTCCTTTAGGCCCTAAAGTTACTTTTACTGCATTCGCTAATGCATCTACCCCGCGTTTTAATCCATCGCGAGCGTCTACATCAAATTTTATATCTTTTGCCATGTTTGTTTAAGTTTTTTGCCGTTAGCATATAGCTGTTGGCTTGGTTTTAAATTTTTTGTTTAATAGGCTAATAGCGAAAAGCTAATAGCAAAGAAATTTTAGATAATAGCGAAAATGTCGCTTTCTCTCATAATTAAATAATCTTTTCCTTCTAATTTAAGCTCTGTACCAGCGTACTTTCCGTATAAAACAGTATCACCAACTTTTACAGTTAAAGGCTCATCTTTTGTTCCGTTCCCTACGGCTACGACAGTACCTTTTTGTGGTTTTTCCTTTGCGTTGTCAGGGATGATGATTCCTGATGCTGTAGTAGTTTCTGCTGCAGCTGGTTCAACAAGAACTCTGTCTGCTAAAGGTTTAATGTTTAATCCCATTTTATATATTTTGATTGATTAAATTAATTTTACTGGTAGTATTTTGTCAGAAATTATGCCATTAGATTTTTGCTGACAATTTTTCTAATACATTGGATTAATAAATAAAAAAAAATGCCAACGTGTCATTTACGTTGGCATTTTATATTCTATTTTTTGAAAAACTACTGAGCGCTGTCTTTAGCTGTATCTGTTGCTGCTGGTGTAGCAGGAGTTGTTGTAGTTTCAATATTGTTTAAGGTTTCATTTAATTGAGGAGCGTCAGCTGCATTTCCTCTTGGAATAGCGAAGTTTGCTAATAAAATTAAAGCAAACATAGTAATAGCTAATGTCCAAGTAGTTCTGTCTAAAAAGCTATTTGTATTTTGTACACCTCCAATATTTTGAGCTCCACCGCCTCCAAATGATGAAGATAATCCTCCACCTTTAGGATTTTGAACCATTACAATTAAGATTAATGCTATTGCAACAATCAATATTAAAACTAAAAGTAAAGTATACGTTGTCATCTATTTATTGTTTTGTAAAATTTGTATTCTTTTAATTTGGTCTGCAAAGAAACCACTTTTTTCTGGATATTTCAAACTTAATATTTTATATGCTTGAATAGCACTGTCGTATTTCTTTTGTTCTAAATATACTTTAGCTAAAGTTTCAGTAGCTAATTGGTTGTTCTGTTGATTTTCGGATATTTTTATATCCGAAGTATTTGTTTTATTAGGACGAGAAATTTTTGGAGCAGTTTCAATAAAACGATCAATAATAGCTTCATGTTCAGACTTAACAGGCATTTCTTTAGCTTGTTTTTCTGAAATTTTATTATCTAAAGTTCTAACAATAGTTTTTTTAGATGATAGTTGCAACCATTGATTAAAAGAAAAGGTTTCGTTTTGTGTGAAAGAAAGAGGTTTGCCAATAGCTAAATCTTCTTCTATTGCTGAAACTTTTACTTGTTTCCTTTTAGGAAGAATTTTGTCTTTTAAACTAATCTTTTCTTCTTTTATAGGAGCTTCTTTGAAAGCTTCAGAGGTAATAAAATCAAATAAAATAGTTCTATCACTGGTGTGAGCTGCCGTTATTTTTAACTCGTTGTTGTATTTATAACTTTCTTGGTTTTTTAAAATTTTTAAACGAAGCGCTCTAGCTGATTGAAAAAAAGGATATTCTTGAATAATATCAGTAATGTCTGAAAGATGTTCTTGCGAAATTAATTCAGGCTTTTCTAATAACTGTATGTATAAATCCTTATTCAAAAAATTACCATTTTGCCACTGAGGCATTAAAAATATCTTGCGTAATACGTTCTATGATTTCATTTAAAGCTGTTTCTAAAACTCCTCCAGTTAATTGTTGATTAGCTCCATAATCGTAGTAAAAAGAAAAACGTTTTTCAAAATTATCTTTCTCTTCTAAAGCATTAACAAAGTTAACATTTACAGTAATTGTTAATCGGTTTTGAGCAGCTGTTTGTTGAGCTGTGGCACTCATTGGTGTAATGCGATAATCAACAATTTCACCATAAAAATGTAAATCACCACTAGTGCTAACCAAGGTTAAATTAGTTTGACGTGTAAATAAGTCTTGTAAATCTTGTGTGAATTTTTGACTAAGTATTGGTTCAACTAAAGGTGCTTGGTTAGGAAAAAAATCAACCTGAATTGTTTTTGCATTTCCTGTGTTTCCACCAGTAAAAGAGTATGCTCCACAACCAATAATGGTTGTAAAAGTAATAAGTAACGATACTATATAAAGAGTTTTTTTCATTTAAAGTTGAATAATTTTTTAAAAGTAAACAATGTAGCTATTATAAATCGTATTGTTTTATTTTTCTGTATAAGGTTCTCTCAGATATTCCTAATTCTTTGGCAGCTAATTTACGCTTACCATTGTTTTTTTCGAGAGACTTTTTTATCATTTCTATTTCTTTTTCTTGTAACGATAAACTTTCATCTTCCTCAATGGTTTCCGCATAATCATAATCATTTTGATGAGAAGTTGATTTTGGAATTTGTACTACCTCAATGTTTGAAGCTTCTGATAAATCTTGATCTTGATAAATACGTTCAATTAAACGATGATTGTCTTCTTGTACCTGTTCAGAGTCTCCGTTTTGCATTAAATCTAGCGTTAGCTTTTTTAGATCATTAATGTCATTACGCATATCAAACAAGATTTTATACATGATGTCTCGTTCATTAGCAAAATCTGATTGACTTGTAGTTCTGTCACCTACAACAGCAGGTAGATTACTACGGTTTTCAGGCAAATATTGAATTAGTTTTTCAGGGGTAATTAGCCTATCTTCCTCAACTATTGATACTTGTTCGGCAATGTTTTTTAATTGACGAATATTACCAGGGAAATGATAGTTCAATAAAACCTTTACAGCATTCTCATTTAACCTGATGGTAGGCATTCGGTATTTTTGTGCAAAATCGGCAGCAAACTTTCTAAATAATAAATGAATGTCTTCACCACGTTCTCTCAAAGGAGGTAGTGGAATTTCTATAGTACTTAAACGGTAATATAAATCTTCACGAAATTTCTCTTTAGAAATGGCTTCGTGCATATTAACGTTGGTTGCAGCTACAATACGAACATTTGTTTTTTGTACTTGTGAAGATCCTACTTTTATAAATTCTCCATTTTCTAAAACACGTAATAAACGTACTTGCGTGGTTAACGGCAGTTCACCAACTTCATCTAAAAAAATAGTTCCGCCATCAGCCACTTCAAAATAGCCTTTTCGGGTTTGTGTAGCTCCTGTAAAAGCTCCTTTTTCATGTCCAAATAATTCGCTGTCAATTGTTCCTTCAGGAATCGCTCCACAGTTAACTGCAATGTATTTTGCATGTTTTCTGTGTGATAATTGATGAATTATTTTTGGTATACTTTCTTTTCCAACACCACTTTCACCAGTAACTAATACCGAAATATCAGTGGGAGCAACACGAATCGATTTTTCAATAGCACGATTTAGTTGCATATCGTTACCGATAATGCCAAAGCGTTGTTTTATAGCTTGTAAATTTTCCATTTCTTTTTTAGAATAAAGAAAAAAGAGCAGAGAGAAAAGCTTATACCTTTTTCTTTTCTCTTTACACTCTTTTCTATAAATTAATTATTGTCAGAATATCCAACAGCCGTACCTTTTAAGGTAGTAGAAGTACAATCTTCAATTTTTACATTTACAAAATCACCCATTTTGTAGTTTTCTTTAGGGAAAACAACAACAGTGTTTTGTGTATTACGACCTTTCCATTCGTTTTCATTTCTTTTAGAAGTTCCCTCGATTAAAACTTCCTGAATTTTACCCACATGCTCTTTAGCTCTGTATAAACTATGTTCTTGTTGTAGATTAATTATTTCTTGTAAACGACGTTTTTTAATAGTCAAAGGAACATTGTCTTCCATTTTCTTAGCAGCCAAGGTTCCTGGTCTTTCTGAATAAGCAAACATAAACCCGAAGCTATATTTTACATAGTTCATCATGTCTAAAGTGTCAAGATGGTCTTCTTCGGTTTCTCCACAGAACCCCGCAATCATATCTTGACTTAAAGCCATTTCAGGAACAATTTTATAAATATTATCAACTAACTCCATGTACTCTTCACGAGTGTGTTGACGATTCATAGCTTTTAACATATTGTTACTCCCGCTTTGAACAGGTAAGTGAATGTACTTACAAATATTTTGGTGTTTAGCCATAACATGAATTACATCCAGTGTCATATCCTGTGGGTTAGACGTAGAAAAACGGAAACGCATTTTTGGGAACTCAGTAGCACACATGTCTAATAATTGAGCAAAATCTACTGCAGAAGCTTGTGCCAATTCAGATGCTTTTTTGAAATCTTTTTTCAATCCACCACCATACCATAAATAAGAATCAACATTTTGACCTAATAAAGTAATTTCTTTGAAGTTCTTTTCTTGCATACTGCGAATTTCTTCAATAATACTCTTAGGATCACGACTACGTTCACGACCACGAGTAAAAGGAACTACGCAGAATGTACACATATTATCACAACCACGAGTAATTGATACAAATGCAGAAACTCCGTTAGAGTTTAAACGAACAGGAGAAACATCAGCGTACGTTTCTTCCTTTGACAATATTACATTTACAGCATCACGACCTGCATCAACTTCTTCAATTAAATTAGGTAAGTCACGATAAGCATCAGGACCAACAACTAAATCAACGATTTTTTCTTCCTCTAAAAACTTTTCTTTCAATCGTTCTGCCATACAACCCAGTACACCAACTTTCATCGTTGGATTTACCTTTTTAACAGCATTGTATTTTTGGAGTCTGTTACGAACAGTGGTTTCTGCTTTTTCACGAATAGAGCATGTATTTACCAATACTAAATCAGCATCTTCTAAATTTTGAGTGGTATTAAAACCCTGCTCTGCTAAAATTGACGCCACAATTTCGCTATCGTTCATATTCATTTGGCAACCATAACTTTCTATAAAAAGTTTTTTGTTGTTTCCTTCTTTGTGTTCTGTAACAAGGGCTTTTCCTTGTTTTTTTTCATCAATTACTTTCTCTACGTGTTCCATAAATCCTTAAATCGTACTAAAATAGGCTGCAAAGATACAACCAAAAAGTGTAATTTGTGACAAATTGACATGGATTGTTTTTTTAAGAAAAAGTAAAATTTTGTTAAAAAAGACCCATTAAAAAAAAACTATATACTTTTGCAAACTGAATTACACTTATATTACAAAAGTGTAAAATGAGATAAGAGATATAAGACGTATGGCAAAAAATTTAGTAATAGTTGAGTCACCTGCTAAGGCGAAAACGATAGAAAAGTTTTTAGGAAAGGACTTTCAGGTTGAATCGAGTTTTGGACACATTGCAGACTTACCATCTAAGGAGTTGGGAGTAAATGTAGAAGGAGATTTCAAACCGAAGTATATAGTTTCTACCGATAAAAAAGCGGTAGTAAAAAAACTGAAAGACTTAGCAAAGAAAGCAGAAACTGTTTGGTTAGCATCCGATGAAGACCGCGAGGGAGAAGCTATAGCATGGCACTTAGCGGAACAATTGAAGTTGAAAAATGAAAACACTAAGCGTATTGTTTTTAACTCTATTACTAAAAATGCAATTTTAAAAGCAATTGAAAACCCACGTACAATTAATTATAATCTTGTTGATGCTCAACAAGCAAGACGTGTGTTAGATAGAATTGTAGGATATGAATTATCTCCTGTATTATGGAGAAAAGTAAAACCAGGATTGTCAGCAGGTAGGGTACAATCGGTTGCAGTACGTTTAATTGTAGAACGTGAAAGAGAAATTGAAGGTTTTACACCAGTAGCTTCTTATCGTGTTGATGCAGAGTTTGTAAATGCAGAAGGAAAAAAGTTTAAAGCAAAATTAGCAAAGAACTTTTCAACAAAAAAAGAAGCTGAAAATTTCTTGAATTCTTGTTTAGGAGCAGAATTTTCTGTTGCTGATTTACAAAAAAAACCAGCAAAAAAATCTCCAGCACCGCCATTTACTACATCGACGTTGCAACAGGAAGCATCAAGAAAATTAGGTTTTCCAGTTGCCAAAACTATGATGGTAG
Encoded proteins:
- the groL gene encoding chaperonin GroEL (60 kDa chaperone family; promotes refolding of misfolded polypeptides especially under stressful conditions; forms two stacked rings of heptamers to form a barrel-shaped 14mer; ends can be capped by GroES; misfolded proteins enter the barrel where they are refolded when GroES binds); the encoded protein is MAKDIKFDVDARDGLKRGVDALANAVKVTLGPKGRNVIISKSFGAPHVTKDGVSVAKEVELEDELENMGAQMVKEVASKTNDLAGDGTTTATVLAQAIVKEGLKNVAAGANPMDLKRGIDKAVAAITEDLAKQSKEVGDSSEKIKQVAAISSNNDAIIGNLIAEAFEKVGKEGVITVEEAKGTDTYVDVVEGMQFDRGYLSPYFVTDADKMIADLENPYILLFDKKISNLQEILPILEPVAQSGRPLLIIAEDVDGQALATLVVNKLRGGLKIAAVKAPGFGDRRKAMLEDIAILTGGTVISEERGFSLENATLDLLGTAETVTIDKDNTTIVNGSGDEEQIKARVNQIKTQIETTTSDYDREKLQERLAKLAGGVAVLYVGAASEVEMKEKKDRVDDALHATRAAVEEGIVAGGGVALVRAKKVLETITTENLDETTGIQIVNRAIESPLRTIVENAGGEGSVVINKVLEGKKDFGYDAKSEQYVDMLETGIIDPKKVTRVALENAASVAGMILTTECALVDIKEDAPAGGGMPPMGGGMPGMM
- a CDS encoding co-chaperone GroES, with translation MGLNIKPLADRVLVEPAAAETTTASGIIIPDNAKEKPQKGTVVAVGNGTKDEPLTVKVGDTVLYGKYAGTELKLEGKDYLIMRESDIFAII
- the secG gene encoding preprotein translocase subunit SecG gives rise to the protein MTTYTLLLVLILIVAIALILIVMVQNPKGGGLSSSFGGGGAQNIGGVQNTNSFLDRTTWTLAITMFALILLANFAIPRGNAADAPQLNETLNNIETTTTPATPAATDTAKDSAQ
- a CDS encoding LptE family protein; translated protein: MKKTLYIVSLLITFTTIIGCGAYSFTGGNTGNAKTIQVDFFPNQAPLVEPILSQKFTQDLQDLFTRQTNLTLVSTSGDLHFYGEIVDYRITPMSATAQQTAAQNRLTITVNVNFVNALEEKDNFEKRFSFYYDYGANQQLTGGVLETALNEIIERITQDIFNASVAKW
- a CDS encoding sigma-54 interaction domain-containing protein encodes the protein MENLQAIKQRFGIIGNDMQLNRAIEKSIRVAPTDISVLVTGESGVGKESIPKIIHQLSHRKHAKYIAVNCGAIPEGTIDSELFGHEKGAFTGATQTRKGYFEVADGGTIFLDEVGELPLTTQVRLLRVLENGEFIKVGSSQVQKTNVRIVAATNVNMHEAISKEKFREDLYYRLSTIEIPLPPLRERGEDIHLLFRKFAADFAQKYRMPTIRLNENAVKVLLNYHFPGNIRQLKNIAEQVSIVEEDRLITPEKLIQYLPENRSNLPAVVGDRTTSQSDFANERDIMYKILFDMRNDINDLKKLTLDLMQNGDSEQVQEDNHRLIERIYQDQDLSEASNIEVVQIPKSTSHQNDYDYAETIEEDESLSLQEKEIEMIKKSLEKNNGKRKLAAKELGISERTLYRKIKQYDL
- the miaB gene encoding tRNA (N6-isopentenyl adenosine(37)-C2)-methylthiotransferase MiaB, yielding MEHVEKVIDEKKQGKALVTEHKEGNNKKLFIESYGCQMNMNDSEIVASILAEQGFNTTQNLEDADLVLVNTCSIREKAETTVRNRLQKYNAVKKVNPTMKVGVLGCMAERLKEKFLEEEKIVDLVVGPDAYRDLPNLIEEVDAGRDAVNVILSKEETYADVSPVRLNSNGVSAFVSITRGCDNMCTFCVVPFTRGRERSRDPKSIIEEIRSMQEKNFKEITLLGQNVDSYLWYGGGLKKDFKKASELAQASAVDFAQLLDMCATEFPKMRFRFSTSNPQDMTLDVIHVMAKHQNICKYIHLPVQSGSNNMLKAMNRQHTREEYMELVDNIYKIVPEMALSQDMIAGFCGETEEDHLDTLDMMNYVKYSFGFMFAYSERPGTLAAKKMEDNVPLTIKKRRLQEIINLQQEHSLYRAKEHVGKIQEVLIEGTSKRNENEWKGRNTQNTVVVFPKENYKMGDFVNVKIEDCTSTTLKGTAVGYSDNN